In the Gopherus flavomarginatus isolate rGopFla2 chromosome 23, rGopFla2.mat.asm, whole genome shotgun sequence genome, acacggacacacacacatgcaggctGTGCGCACGGACACACACGCAGGCTGCATGTTCCTCCTACATGCCAAAGACACCCGCTCCACTGCCGTACACACCCACACTCACACAGGGACAGCGTCGCAATGGCCCTTAGCCCCGCGGCGCCGTATGCACCCCCAGACAGCCATCCAAACACCTCATGgttacacacacacccatgtGCGTTCACAAAACCACACAAAGCCACCCACTGCACCCCTCAACCCCAAACAGAACAATTACACGCAGACGCTCTGCGCCATACACACAACACAACTGTGACCCAGCAGAGGAGGTgcgagctaggactcctgggttctctccccggctctgggaggggagtgggggctgggagccaggactcctgggttctctccctggctctgggaggggagtgggggctggtgggttagagcaggggggctgggagccaggactcctgggttctcccctggctctgggaggggagtgggggctggtgggttagagcaggggggctgggagccaggactcctgggttctctccccggctctgggaggggagtgggggctggtggttagagcaggggggctgggagccaggactcctgcgttctctccccagctctgggaggggagtgggggctggtggttagagcaggggggctgggagccaggactcctgcgttctctccccagctctgggaggggagtgggggctggtggttagagcaggggggctgggagccaggactcctgggttctctccctggctctgggaggggagtgggggctggtgggttagagcagggggggctgggagccaggactcctgggttctctccctggctttgggaggggagtgggggctggtaggtcagagcagggggggctgggagccaggattcctgggttctctccccggctctgggaagggagtgggggctgggagccaggactcctgggttctctccccggctctgggaggggagtgggggctggtggttagagcaggggggctgggagccaggactcctgggttctctccctggctttgggaggggagtgggggctggtaggtcagagcaggggggctgggagccaggactcctgggttctctccccggctctgggaggggagtgggggctgggagccaggactcctgggttctctccccagctctggccatTGTGAGGTGACTGTCAGTGGAGCCCTGCGGGATTCTGGGCTGGAAGAGGCAGGAAATTATGGTGCATCTTTTATTTATCTGCCAGCCACGCTCTGGCACCGCTGCCTGGCCGGGTCCCCTGGGGGGCCCTGTCAGAGCTAATTTCACTCCGGCACCCTTCACAGCAACACAAACAATCCGTCTTCCACCGCATGCGGCCTCTGCCAGGGACTGGCgggggagcggggtctagtggtGAGACCAGGGCAAGCTgccagtcaggactcctgggttctttcccaggctttgggaggggagtgggggctggtggtttagcaggggggctgggagccaggactcctgggttctctccccagctttgggacgggagtgggggctggtgggttggagcagggggctgggagccaggactcctgggttctctctccggctctgggaggggagtgggggctggtgggttagagcagggggctgggagccaggactcctgcgttctctccccagctctgggaggggagtgggggctggtggttagagcaggggggctgggagccaggactcctgcgttctctccccagctctgggaggggagtgggggctggtggttagagcaggggggctgggagccaggactcctgggttctctccctggctctgggaggggagtgggggctggtgggttagagcagggggggctgggagccaggactcctgggttctctccctggctttgggaggggagtgggggctggtaggtcagagcagggggggctgggagccaggattcctgggttctctccccggctctgggaggggagtgggggctgggagccaggactcctgggttctctccccggctctgggaggggagtgggggctggtggttagagcaggggggctgggagccaggactcctgggttctctccctggctttgggaggggagtgggggctggtaggtcagagcagggggggctgggagccaggattcctgggttctctccccggctctgggaggggagtgggggctgggagccaggactcctgggttctctccccagctctggccatTGTGAGGTGACTGTCAGTGGAGCCCTGCGGGATTCTGGGCTGGAAGAGGCAGGAAATTATGGTGCATCTTTTATTTATCTGCCAGCCACGCTCTGGCACCGCTGCCTGGCCGGGTCCCCTGGGGGGCCCTGTCAGAGCTAATTTCACTCCGGCACCCTTCACAGCAACACAAACAATCCGTCTTCCACCGCATGCGGCCTCTGCCAGGGACTGGCgggggagcggggtctagtggtGAGACCAGGGCAAGCTgccagtcaggactcctgggttctttcccaggctttgggaggggagtgggggctggtggtttagcaggggggctgggagccagtactcctgggttctctccccagctttgggacgggagtgggggctggtgggttggagcagggggctgggagccaggactcctgggttctctctccggctctgggaggggagtgggggctggtgggttagagcagggggctgggagccaggactcctgggttctctccccagctttgggacgggagtgggggctggtgggttagagcagggggggctgggagccaggactcctgggttctctccctggctctgccccaaaccctctgtgtgaccctgagcaagtcaggTCAGGtccctgtgcctcggtttccccacctgATGTGCATTCAGAGAACTGCCTCCCCCCATATGCAGCATCTGACAGCCAAAATTCCTACGGTGTGTGAATTCTCATATTCCACTGCTGGGGTATCAGCCCCCCTCGCCCCGTATCTAGGCGCTCGTTTCGTTTCCACTGTCGAGCACACGCACGGCGCGGCTCTCGGTGAAACCAGCACCCTGCAGGTAAAGAGCATCTCTCGGAGAATGATTCATCAGAGTTTCTCTTGAATCATTCCTGAGCCAGTGTGACCTGGGCCAatcactatctatctatccccaaccacccccctatctatctatccccatccaccccctctatctatctatctatccccctccacccatctatctatctgtctatttatctatctatctatccatccccatccaccccctctatctatctatctatctatccccatccacccctctatctatccccttccacccatctatctatctatctatctatccatccccatccacccctctatctatctatctgaacTAAAATAATCTCTCATTCAATTATCTTTTACCACTTCCAATATTTAATGAGCTCCAAGTCCGGCTTAACCAAGTGTTTTTGATTGGAGAATTTGCTAAGTTTTTCAAATAAAAGTTGATATTTGCAGGCAGACAGCTACGGATCCTTTCTCGAACAAATTTTTTCATCTAGAATATCTTTGGTTTCTCACCTTTAGCAGATGTCAAACTAAGAATATCCCGTGTTTTTTTTTGTCGGGAcgtttatttatttaacattttttcttatGAAATTTGCTGATACTCTCCCAGTCTTCACAAAGGTTTTGGCTGGGTTTTTCCTCAGTTATTACGTGAAATTCCTTGTCTTTATGTATCGATTTATAACGACCGATATTTTGTCAACATTCACAAAGTTTTTGGTTCGGAATTGCCGTAGTTTTCCATGTAAATGTGTATATTTATTGATTTCAAGTTACTGATATGTCCTCAGTCTTAGCAAAGTTTTTGGTCTGAAATTTCCTTCGTTTTTCATATAAAAGTTTATATTCATTGAATTCAAGTTACTGATACGTCCTCGGCCTTAACAACGGGTTTTCTTGAATGTCCTTTATTTTTCTTATGAGTGTCCGTAATTATTGAGTTTAAATTGCTGCTACTTTCCAGCTAAGTGTTTTTCTCTGGGGATTGTCTTTGGTTTTCATGTGCAATTGTATAGTCACTGATATTTGGGCAACGTTCACAGGGTTTTTCGTTTGGCCTCGTCTTTTCAGACGAAAGATCGTATCCGTCGATGAGAAACTACAGACACTTTCTGACTCTTAGCAAAGCCTTTGTTTGAATATTGTCTCCGTTTCTTTCTGCAAATCTCTTGAAGATTTGTTTAATTGCTTGAGGGATTTTCATACAAAATTCAGTATGTCCAGAGTTAAACGTTCCTGGTGCTTTTGCTTAGCTGTAAGGAAGGTCTTTAGGGAGGGCTTCCTCTTGGCCGGTGAATAATCTACTTTCTGGCCTCTCTtcgctccccccgccccatcgcCATATCCCTCCGACCACAGAACCGCAGCTTAAAGGCATCGTGACCAAGCTCCTCTGCAGACACGGTTTCTACCTCCGGATGCATCCAGACGGGAGCATCGACGGGACAAAAGAAGACACCAACAGCTTCAGTGAGTGACGCCCGGGCAAGGCCGAGGGGTTACGCAAGGTTGGGCCAGTTGGGGAATCTCCcctccggccccagggcagggactggctggctcagggggcagggaatggggcaggggcctgtgccCTCTAGGGGGCAGCACATTATGTGCATAGAGGAGATGGGTTAATCCTGCCTTGACCTAATCCCACCCATCCCCCTCCCGCTCCCAGCTGTCTCGGGTCAGGGAGAGTCCTGGATATTCATCTGGGATTGCAGAGAAGGGGATTAACGTCTCGGCAGCAGAGCTCACCCGCCCCCGAGAAGGGATGACGGGGAGGAAAAATAAATCCAGCTCTAAAGCAGAATGGGGGAGGGGTTCTGCTtggggaagaacccaggagtccaggctcccggCAGAGCTTCTGCAAAATCAGACAGTGGGGATCATAGCTGGCACCCCCCCAGAGggcacaggcccctgccccattccccgtccccctgagccagccagtccccgccctggggcaggtcggagccggcgccccctagaggggacaggcccctgccccattccccgtccccctgagccagccagtccccgccctggggccgggtgggagccggcgccccctataGGGGACAGGCCCGGTGTCCcagtcccagccctgctggtgccagtGCTGATGCctcgctgtctgtctgtctcatctCCCACAGCTCTCTTTAACCTGATCCCCGTGGGACTGCGCGTGGTCGCCATCCAGGGTACCAAGTCGGGGCAGTATATGGCCATGAATGCAGAGGGCTACCTCTATACCTCCGTGAGTGTCATTCCCcccacctgccctccctcctGACTAAACTGACCATTGGGGTCAGTAGTGGGATCGCAGGGTTGTATATGCACCCTGGGTCCCAGAGCGGTGGAGTAGCCAACAGGACGCACGATCCTCTCtcttccagcagggggcgctgcctgCAGGGTGGGTCTAGTGGTGGGTCATGACAGTGCATCCCTAGGGAGGCAGATCAGAGCATCCATTGGTGTCAGAAGTGGGATCACTGGGTGAGCCCTGGAGAGGTGGGTTGATCGTGGCTAATAGGGGGGCAGTATCAGCTCTCTGCCAGTAGCTGGGGCAGTGGAGAGGGGTCCCTCCGTATTTGTCAGGTATCCCTGCTCCCACAAAACAGCCCCCCATTTTTCCCCATGTGGGGTGCTCTGGGATAGGAGTGCCCCCTCCTAACTCTGCCCCACACAATCTCCTTCTTCAGGCCCCATGGTACCAGGGCCCTTGGcgtatccctccctccccctcctccgatGCTGAATTAAATTTAGCAGCTGGCCTGATTTTTAGGGAACCCCTGGGAGCGACCAAGAAAATCCCTGCCCGCAACCGGGGAGAGAGATGGCTTGCACCATCAGCCATCCCCGTACGCAGTTCTGTCTGCCTGTCCCTCGTgcacctctgtctgtctgtctaggcCCGTGCACGCCTGTCTGGCCGTGTCTTTCTGACTCGCTTTCCCTGTCACTCTCTGTCGCACAAGTGAAGGCATTTCTCCTGCTAGGCCCCCCGCCTCTCCCCAGCCATGGTGCGCTGTGGAGGTCAGCGAAAGCTGGGGAGCACTGACCTTTCTGTGTGGGCAGGGGATAGCGGGAAAGCAATGGTGAACGTGGCGCCATGACACTGACAGGGAAGTAATGGTGAACATGGTGCTGATAGTGAAAATGACAGTGAAAGTGGTGCTGGTAGTGAAAATAATGGTGAATGTGGTGCCGACATGGAAAATAACTGAGCGTTGTGCTTATAGTGAAAATAATGGTGAACATGGCACTGATAGTGAAAATTACAGCGAACCTGGTGCTGACAGTGAAAATAACTGTGAATGTGGCACTGATAGTGAAAATAACAGTGAACATGGTGTTGATTGTGCAAATAATCGTGATCGTTGTGCTGACAGAGAAAATAACTGTGAACGTGGTGATGATAGTGGAAATAATAGTCAACGTGGCCCTGGTAGTGAAAATCATGGTGAATGTGGTGCTGATAGTGAAAATAATGGTGAACGTGACACTGACAGGGAAAATAACATCCATCCCCACCTAACCCTTCTAGTCAGCCCACCCCATCTACCTAATTATCAATCCAGCCCCATAGATCCcttcccatccatccatccatccatccattctttctcctttccccatacacctctttctttctgtctttctttctctgaAATCACCCCCCCTTTCTCCTGCGTCTCTCACACACAAGGACTGAATAATTCACCACCCCTCAAACCCGGTCGCCCTTAATggtttccctgatgggccacccCCCAGGTCTGTGGAATATTCATCTCACTGCCCGCgagccagcccccccacacacacagcagccacaCACCCCGCCCCTCGCTGCAGGCCAGACACCCCAACGCAGTCAGGACACTTGGACCCTGGCCCCAGGCCATGATGCCACTAGCCGGGGTCTTCCCAAAGTTAACTGGGGTCAGAGTAGCTCAGAGCTTCCTTtcgagggcagcagggggcgctctcccccggcAGGCAGGGTTGGCCCCAGggtggcgctgtggggcagggagaggggcagggggctcagcagggggcgctctcccctggcaggcagggctggccccagggtggcgctaaggggtgctgtggggcagggggctcagcagggggtgctctcccctggctgtCAGCAGGGGCCCTGGTGAAACCCAGGCGTCCGAGCCAAGGTGCAGCTCTGAGACCCATCACCTCCCTGCTGAAAGACAAGACCCCCAGTTGGTCATTACACCCCCCCACCACAGACatcgttctctctctctttctttctttctcgcTCAccccatttctctccctccctccctctcccaggctCACTTCACCGCCGAGTGCCGGTTCAAGGAGTGTGTCTTTGAGAACTACTACGTCACGTACTCCTCCACCCTGTACCGCCAGCGCGAATCCGGCCGCTCCTGGTACCTGGGCATCAACAAAGAAGGGCAGCCCATGAAGGGAAACCGAGTCAAGAAGACCAAAGCCGCCGCCCATTTCCTGCCCAAGCTATTGGAAGGTGAGTGGGGGAAGCAGGAACAATGGGGTGGGGGCTAGGGGAAGCAATGGGGGATTTTAAATAGagacaccccaccaccacccccggtGTCTTTCTGTGTGGTAGGGCGGCTGGAGCAGCTAATCCCGCTCTATCCCTCACTTCCTCCTTCTCAGTatatgtctctctccctccccacagtgGCCATGTACCGCGAGCCGTCGCTCCATAACGTGGTGGACCCCTCGGCGCCCCAGAAATCAGACGAGGCCGGGGCCCCCAGCAAAGAGACAGCCAAGCCCCACAAGGCGACGTAACCCCAAGGGTGGGGAGGGGCGTCGGCACTGCTCCAGCAGCGCCCCTCCCTCAAACGTTCCCGCTCTGCCCCTTCTGCTCAGGACACCTGCCTACCTACATTCAACCTCTGGacctcagaaaaaaaaatgccatcGAGGGTGTAATACCCTTTGCCACCACTGGGAGGGCGACGTTGCCCTGCTGGAGAAATAATTtggggtgtgtatatatatatatatatatatatatatatatatatatacggtCTTCCATGCCAGCTGAGAGCATGATTCCTTGTTGGGCCAACAAGGAACTGACATTGGGAAAGGTTCTGATCTATGCCAGCTTCCTTTGCAGCAATAAGGGTGCGATGCCTTTTCCCATCAGCGGAGGGCGACACTGGGAAAACGTCTGATTGCAGCAATAAGGGTGTGATGCCTTTTCCCACCAGAGGAGGGCGACACTGGGAAAACGTCTGATTGCCGCAATACGGGTGTGATGCCTTTTCCCACCAGAGGAGGGCGACATTGGGAAAACGTCTGATTGCCGCAATATGGGTGCGATGCCTTTTCCCACCAGCGGAGGGCGACATTGGGAAAACGTCTGATTGCCGCTATACGGGTGTGATGCCTTTTCCCACCAGTGGAGGGCGACACTGGGAAAGCGTCTGATTGCAGCAATACGGGTGTGATGCCTTTTCCCACCAGTGGAGGGCGACACTGGGAAAGCGTCTGATTGCAGCAATACGGGTGTGATGCCTTTTCCCACCAGCGGAGGGCGACATTGGGAAAACGTCTGATTGCCGCAATAAGGGTGTGATGCCTTTTCCCACCAGCGGAGGGCGACATTGGGAAAACATCTGATTGCCGCAATACGGGTGTGATGCCTTTTCCCACCAGCGGAGGGTGACATTGGGAAAACGTCTGATTGCAGCAATAAGGGTGCGATGCCTTTTCCCACCAGTGGAGGGCGACACTGGGAAAGCGTCTGATTGCCGCAATACGGGTGTGATGCCTTTTCCCACCAGCGGAGGGCGACACTGGGAAAGCATCTGATTGTCGCAATACGGGTGCGATGCCTTTTCCCACCAGCGGAGGGCGACATTGGGAAAGACTGTTCGAAACATCCCCTTCCATTACCCAACGGACGATACGCTTTTCGACCGCTGGGTCCCATCGGGAAAGGACGTTCTGGGCGAGACCTTCCATttgcaataaaaaaattaattgggtAGCCTGCCCTCTTCCAGCGGAGGACGGAGACATTGGGCCGTCGCCCCCTGGTGTGAGACCACCGAGCGGCGACACGGT is a window encoding:
- the FGF11 gene encoding fibroblast growth factor 11 — its product is MTSPEGGAAPRPAQPLTDLDFHSGARIAELNQLVQELSKRMARDPGIRATQELVVLKDFVFSLLEPQLKGIVTKLLCRHGFYLRMHPDGSIDGTKEDTNSFTLFNLIPVGLRVVAIQGTKSGQYMAMNAEGYLYTSAHFTAECRFKECVFENYYVTYSSTLYRQRESGRSWYLGINKEGQPMKGNRVKKTKAAAHFLPKLLEVAMYREPSLHNVVDPSAPQKSDEAGAPSKETAKPHKAT